A single Cyclopterus lumpus isolate fCycLum1 chromosome 1, fCycLum1.pri, whole genome shotgun sequence DNA region contains:
- the LOC117732793 gene encoding E3 ubiquitin-protein ligase TRIM39-like, whose translation MAAAHFLPSEDQFLCSVCLDVFTDPVSTSCGHNFCKKCINDYWNTNNQNMCPMCKTVFTSRPELLVNTFISEMVSQFRQSAQQRARCSREKVAKTGEVPCDVCTGTKLKALKSCLVCLVSYCETHLEPHLTASRLKRHQLMDPVENLEGRMCTKHDKPLELFCRNDQTCVCMLCTVLDHKMHNVVPLGDEYEGKLAELGKTEAELQQMIQKRQLKIQEISHSVNLSEEDANREIVKCFKVFTDLKQSVERGQANLLNTIRAKQKNKEKQAQVFIRELEQDIFKLLKRSTEVEHLSRYEDHLHLLQSVQALNIHHPPPTKDWSEVSVPPASYEGTVRRAVSQLEETLSKKIKTLVEVELKRVQKFAVDVTLDPKTAHPQLILSDDGLGDVKKNLPNNPERFSDCVCVLGKQSFFSGKSYFEVHVKGKTDWDFGVIRESMNRKGNITLRPQNGIWTIQLRNGNEYKASAGPSVVLSLKSGPQKVGVFVDYEEGLVSFYDIEAAALIYSFTGCSFKEKLLPYFSPCNNHGGKNAAPAKISPVKLN comes from the coding sequence ATGGCTGCTGCACACTTTCTGCCATCTGAAGATCAGTTTCTGTGCTCCGTCTGTCTGGATGTGTTCACTGATCCAGTCAGCACGTCATGTGGACACAACTTCTGCAAGAAGTGCATCAATGATTACTGGAATACCAACAACCAGAACATGTGTCCAATGTGTAAAACGGTTTTCACCTCAAGACCTGAGCTGCTCGTCAACACCTTCATCTCTGAGATGGTTTCTCAGTTCAGACAGTCGGCTCAACAGAGAGCCCGGTGCTCAAGGGAAAAGGTTGCCAAAACAGGAGAAGTTCCCTGTGACGTCTGCACTGGAACCAAACTGAAGGCCCTGAAGTCCTGCCTGGTGTGTCTGGTCTCCTACtgtgagactcacctggagcCTCATCTGACAGCTTCACGCCTGAAGAGACATCAGCTGATGGACCCTGTGGAGAACCTGGAAGGCAGGATGTGTACGAAGCACGATAAACCTCTGGAGCTGTTCTGTAGGAACGACCAgacgtgtgtctgcatgctctgCACTGTATTAGACCACAAGATGCACAATGTTGTTCCTCTGGGAGACGAATATGAAGGAAAGTTAGCCGAGCTGGGGAAGACAGAGGCTGAACTTCAGCagatgatccagaagagacaaCTGAAAATTCAGGAGATCAGTCACTCAGTCAACCTCAGTGAGGAAGATGCAAACAGAGAGATAGTAAAATGTTTTAAGGTCTTCACTGatctgaagcagtctgttgagAGAGGCCAGGCCAATCTTCTCAACACAATCAGagcaaagcaaaaaaataaagaaaaacaggcGCAAGTGTTCATCAGAGAGCTGGAACAGGACATTTTTAAGCTGTTGAAGAGAAGCACTGAAGTGGAGCATCTTTCACGCTATgaagaccacctccacctcctccagagtgtccagGCCCTaaacatccaccatccaccacccaccaaggactggtctgaggtcagtgttcCTCCAGCATCATATGAGGGGACTGTGAGGAGAGCTGtgtctcagctggaggagactctcagtaaaaagataaaaacgCTGGTTGAAGTTGAGCTGAAGAGGGTCCAGAAGTTTGCAGTGGATGTGACTCTTGATCCTAAAACAGCTCATCCTCAACTCATCTTGTCTGATGACGGTCTTGGTGATGTGAAGAAGAATCTCCCAAACAACCCAGAGAGATTTTCTGATTGCGTTTGTGTTTTAGGAAAGCAGAGCTTCTTCTCAGGGAAATCTTACTTCGAGGTTCATGTTAAAGGAAAGACTGACTGGGATTTTGGAGTGATCAGAGAGTCGATGAACAGGAAGGGAAACATCACACTGAGACCTCAGAATGGTATCTGGACTATACAGCTGAGAAATGGAAATGAATACAAAGCCTCTGCTGGTCCTTCAGTTGTTCTCTCCCTGAAGTCTGGTCCTCAGAAGGTGGGGGTGTTTGTGGACTATGAGGAGGGTCTGGTCTCCTTCTATGACATAGAAGCTGCAGCTCTCATCTACTCGTTTACTGGCTGCTCCTTCAAGGAGAAACTCCTCCCATACTTCAGTCCCTGTAATAATCATGGTGGTAAAAACGCTGCGCCTGCAAAAATCTCACCTGTCAAATTAAACTAA